A DNA window from Candidatus Cloacimonadota bacterium contains the following coding sequences:
- the rsmG gene encoding 16S rRNA (guanine(527)-N(7))-methyltransferase RsmG — MNPEKKRFEDYLIKLDLPDVPVLMGKFEYYHSLLVEHNKGVNLISRKMSVNSYWIQHFLDSLLAIQCLDFRDKTVLDFGSGGGLPGIPIKLVSPDCELILLDSIAKKTKVLNDIVEALSLPRTRVECARLEDYAFVARRPSFDIILCRAVALSERYYSPLRRLLKPSGHLVMYKSRSMDDLEGIRYEKLLQIEDESLGLRRLIQIAQRDLMKR, encoded by the coding sequence ATGAACCCGGAAAAAAAGAGATTTGAAGACTATCTGATCAAGCTTGATCTACCTGATGTGCCCGTCTTGATGGGGAAGTTTGAATACTACCACAGTCTCCTGGTGGAGCACAACAAGGGGGTAAATCTGATCTCCCGGAAGATGTCGGTTAATAGCTATTGGATACAGCATTTTCTTGACAGTCTTCTAGCTATCCAATGTTTGGACTTTAGGGATAAAACCGTTTTGGACTTCGGTTCCGGCGGTGGTTTACCCGGGATTCCCATCAAGCTGGTAAGCCCGGATTGTGAACTTATCCTGCTAGATAGCATTGCTAAAAAGACCAAAGTACTAAATGACATTGTGGAAGCGCTATCTTTACCCAGGACGAGAGTGGAGTGTGCCCGCTTGGAAGATTACGCATTTGTAGCACGGCGACCCAGCTTCGACATCATATTGTGCCGGGCGGTTGCGCTGAGCGAGCGTTATTATTCTCCGCTCAGACGGTTGTTGAAGCCATCCGGTCATCTGGTGATGTACAAATCGCGCTCTATGGATGATCTGGAGGGTATCCGCTACGAAAAGTTACTGCAGATAGAGGACGAAAGCTTGGGCTTGCGCAGATTGATACAGATTGCCCAGCGAGATCTGATGAAACGCTAA
- a CDS encoding AAA family ATPase, whose amino-acid sequence MAKIITIVNQKGGVGKTTTTVNLAAALAVLEKRTLLIDLDPQGNATSGVGIDKDKVELQVYDALIGRVPITDCILPTSTQNLFCVPGNINLTGAEIELVHEFAREHKLKEALKPVLNDWDYILIDCPPSLGLLTVNAMTASSDVLVPIQCEYYALEGVSQLLTTIRLIQKNLNPALNIIGILLTMFDKRVNLSMQVAKEVHRYFKEKVFRSVIPRNIKLTEAPSFGKPIFLYDIRSPGAMSYLNLANEVIERSK is encoded by the coding sequence ATGGCAAAGATTATTACGATTGTGAACCAGAAAGGCGGTGTGGGAAAGACCACCACTACCGTGAACCTTGCTGCAGCCTTAGCTGTGCTGGAGAAACGCACCTTGCTCATAGACCTTGATCCGCAGGGCAACGCAACCAGTGGAGTCGGTATCGACAAAGACAAGGTGGAACTGCAGGTGTACGACGCCCTTATCGGAAGAGTGCCAATTACAGATTGCATCCTGCCTACCAGCACCCAAAACCTCTTTTGTGTACCGGGAAACATCAATCTCACCGGTGCTGAAATCGAACTGGTTCACGAATTTGCCCGTGAACACAAGCTCAAAGAAGCCCTAAAACCTGTCTTGAACGACTGGGATTATATATTGATAGACTGTCCGCCTTCGCTGGGCCTGCTCACGGTGAATGCAATGACAGCCTCCAGCGATGTATTGGTACCCATTCAATGCGAATACTACGCTCTGGAAGGCGTCAGCCAATTGCTCACCACAATCCGCCTGATTCAAAAGAACCTGAATCCCGCCCTGAACATCATTGGCATCCTGCTTACAATGTTTGACAAACGCGTGAATCTGAGCATGCAGGTAGCCAAGGAAGTGCATCGCTATTTCAAGGAAAAAGTGTTTCGCAGTGTGATTCCGCGTAACATCAAGCTTACCGAAGCTCCAAGCTTTGGCAAACCCATCTTTCTATACGATATCCGCTCGCCTGGTGCCATGAGTTACCTGAACCTGGCCAACGAAGTTATCGAGCGCAGCAAATGA
- a CDS encoding ParB/RepB/Spo0J family partition protein, protein MNERLGRGLSALIPNNDKTETISAGIGTLPIERIHPNCFQPRKKFEPAKLQELAKSILENGIIQPLIVTKSEGSDYELIAGERRLEAAKLAGLDSVPVVIRSVSKKEQLQMAIIENIQREDLDPIEEALAYQALAEDFGLTHSEIAQVMAKERTTISNSLRLLKLPEDVINLVASESLSAGHARAVLAVEPDYQSQFAQFIIKYKLTVRQAEEKAKSFVQSMLNKKETSSKTAFTRSLEQELSSLFMLKVKVTQSKDRGKITLEYKSPEELERLTKLLDKLR, encoded by the coding sequence ATGAATGAACGCCTTGGACGCGGCCTTTCGGCATTGATCCCAAACAACGATAAAACAGAGACTATATCTGCCGGAATAGGCACTCTGCCCATTGAGCGCATCCACCCCAATTGCTTTCAACCACGCAAGAAGTTTGAACCCGCCAAACTGCAGGAATTGGCTAAATCCATCCTGGAAAATGGTATTATCCAACCCTTGATCGTTACCAAAAGTGAAGGCAGCGATTACGAACTGATAGCCGGTGAACGCAGGTTGGAAGCGGCAAAGTTGGCAGGTTTGGACTCTGTTCCCGTGGTGATACGCTCAGTATCCAAAAAAGAGCAATTGCAGATGGCGATCATTGAAAACATCCAGCGTGAAGACCTCGATCCCATCGAGGAAGCCCTCGCTTATCAGGCTCTTGCAGAAGACTTTGGCCTTACTCATTCCGAGATAGCTCAAGTGATGGCAAAAGAGAGAACCACCATCTCCAATAGTCTGCGTCTGCTAAAACTGCCCGAAGATGTGATCAATCTGGTTGCATCCGAAAGCCTCAGCGCAGGGCATGCCCGAGCCGTCCTGGCAGTGGAACCGGATTATCAAAGCCAATTTGCGCAGTTTATCATCAAATACAAACTTACCGTAAGGCAAGCGGAAGAAAAGGCTAAAAGCTTCGTGCAGAGTATGTTGAACAAGAAAGAGACATCCTCCAAAACTGCTTTCACCCGAAGCCTGGAGCAAGAACTGAGCTCGCTGTTTATGTTGAAAGTGAAAGTCACGCAAAGCAAAGACCGGGGAAAGATTACCCTGGAATACAAAAGCCCCGAAGAATTGGAAAGGCTTACCAAACTATTGGATAAACTGAGGTAA
- the rfbB gene encoding dTDP-glucose 4,6-dehydratase: protein MQKVIVTGGAGFIGANYIHCLFEDPAFEGKVLNIDALTYAGNPESLADLDARYGGNRYFFEQADICDVPRINKIFQDFTPDTIVNFAAESHVDRSIDGPLQFVQTNVMGTATLLVAALDLYKNMSDEAKKSFRFHHVSTDEVYGSLGDTGMFTEDTPYDPSSPYSASKAGSDHLLRAWHRTFGLPVTISNCSNNYGAYQFPEKLIPLMILNCLAHKPLPVYGKGLNVRDWLYVADHCEAINSIIRKGKTGETYNIGGHNEMKNIDIVHIICDLLDELAPSDTLKSYKELISYVQDRPGHDLRYAIDAGKIERELGWKPRETFKTGIRKTVTWYLQNQDWWKHIQDKSYQQQRLGIIR from the coding sequence ATGCAAAAAGTAATTGTTACCGGTGGAGCCGGATTTATTGGTGCAAACTACATTCACTGCCTCTTTGAGGATCCCGCCTTTGAAGGTAAGGTACTCAATATCGATGCGCTTACTTACGCCGGTAATCCCGAATCTCTGGCAGATTTGGATGCCCGCTACGGCGGAAACCGCTATTTCTTTGAACAGGCCGATATCTGTGACGTTCCCCGCATTAACAAGATTTTTCAGGATTTTACTCCGGATACCATCGTGAATTTCGCGGCGGAATCTCATGTAGACCGCTCCATCGACGGTCCTCTGCAGTTTGTGCAGACAAACGTGATGGGCACGGCCACTCTTTTGGTAGCCGCTTTGGACTTGTATAAAAACATGAGCGATGAAGCCAAAAAGAGCTTTCGCTTTCATCATGTTTCTACCGATGAAGTATATGGCTCCCTGGGCGATACCGGTATGTTTACCGAAGATACTCCCTACGATCCCTCTTCTCCTTACTCCGCATCCAAAGCCGGTAGTGACCATCTGCTGAGGGCATGGCATCGGACATTTGGCTTGCCCGTAACGATCTCGAACTGCTCAAACAACTACGGCGCCTATCAATTTCCGGAAAAACTGATCCCGCTGATGATTCTGAACTGCCTGGCACACAAGCCACTGCCAGTATACGGCAAGGGTTTGAACGTGCGCGATTGGCTGTATGTAGCGGATCATTGTGAGGCTATCAATAGCATTATCCGCAAAGGAAAAACAGGCGAAACCTACAATATCGGCGGACACAACGAGATGAAAAACATCGATATCGTACATATCATCTGTGACCTGCTGGATGAGCTGGCGCCATCTGATACATTGAAAAGCTACAAAGAACTTATCAGCTATGTACAAGACCGTCCCGGTCACGACCTGCGTTATGCCATCGATGCCGGAAAGATCGAACGGGAACTGGGCTGGAAACCCCGTGAGACCTTCAAAACCGGAATCCGTAAAACTGTGACCTGGTATCTGCAGAATCAAGACTGGTGGAAACATATTCAGGATAAAAGCTATCAGCAACAGCGCCTGGGTATCATCAGATAA
- a CDS encoding FAD-dependent oxidoreductase, which translates to MYLSDAQLMSEIRRCEYCATKPCKTACPCDCSPADFMMAASGGTKSDFKRAAGIILASNPLGGICGDVCPDHHCVAACSREKFDTPIQIPAVQATIIKKARELGANPEFILPQEKGIRIAIIGGGPAGIGTAVSLRQLGYSPEIFDADKLGGQAALIPPGRLDRGMLMADLMWVSEAFNIVHHQQSVADPKALFEQGYAAVVVAGGLNDPIRLNIPGDEKAIYGMDILKQPGCFLFKGKKVALVGGAIAADQALTIAQAGAAHVEMITLETFAEMPLTKDEKEILIENGVLFSHRTRISEIVNEGERTVGIKVRPVVLPPGQSFHPSRIKDEEGSSEQFRKFDMVIIAVGNRPAFRIEGKGIYSSGDMVNGPSTVVEAVAAGKNTAFKIDADLRKAGDYIEPGKATKSTYVVPGWNKLPVPLQTDFFGRKMRSPFILSAAPPSDGYEQMKSAYEAGWAGGIMKTSFDNLDIHIPSEYMFVWGDKGKTFANCDNVSEHPIDRVCEEVARLVKEYPDRLTMASTGGPVTGHDESDKAGWQSNTKKLETAGAMGIEYSLSCPQGGDGTQGDIVAQDPALTAKIIDWVMQISDPEIPKLFKLTGAVTAIYPIISAVKEVFDRYPEKKAGVTLANTFPSLGFRNGQGKWDDGIIVGMSGEGVLPISYLSLARAGSMGVFISGNGGAMNHHDAANFLALGVGNVQFCTLPERYGYTIIDELESGLSHLLQERGIKSVSELIGIAQPKPIRDFMEIKPKYKHSSLRDKELCVQCGNCTRCPYQAISLDDEGYPTVDEEKCMGCSLCVQLCWTNALEMRDNQPK; encoded by the coding sequence ATGTATTTATCCGATGCACAACTGATGAGCGAAATCCGGCGCTGCGAATATTGCGCCACCAAACCCTGTAAAACAGCCTGTCCCTGCGACTGCTCTCCGGCAGATTTCATGATGGCTGCTTCTGGCGGAACAAAGTCCGACTTCAAGCGCGCTGCCGGCATCATCCTGGCATCCAATCCTTTGGGCGGGATTTGCGGTGATGTTTGCCCAGATCACCATTGTGTAGCGGCATGCTCCCGCGAGAAATTCGATACGCCCATCCAGATTCCCGCTGTACAAGCCACCATCATCAAAAAGGCCCGTGAATTGGGTGCAAATCCTGAGTTCATTTTGCCTCAGGAGAAGGGGATCAGGATCGCTATTATCGGCGGAGGTCCTGCCGGGATAGGAACCGCAGTCAGCTTGCGACAATTGGGCTATTCTCCGGAGATCTTTGATGCGGACAAGTTGGGCGGCCAGGCGGCTCTGATCCCTCCCGGAAGGTTGGATAGAGGTATGCTCATGGCAGATCTGATGTGGGTTAGTGAAGCTTTCAATATCGTACATCATCAGCAAAGCGTAGCCGATCCCAAAGCACTGTTTGAACAGGGCTACGCGGCAGTGGTAGTAGCCGGAGGGTTGAACGATCCCATCCGTCTGAACATCCCCGGTGATGAAAAAGCGATCTATGGCATGGACATCCTGAAACAACCCGGATGTTTCCTGTTTAAAGGCAAAAAGGTAGCTCTAGTGGGCGGAGCCATTGCAGCGGATCAAGCCCTCACTATCGCTCAGGCCGGAGCTGCACATGTGGAGATGATCACATTGGAAACCTTTGCCGAGATGCCACTAACAAAAGACGAAAAAGAAATTCTGATAGAGAATGGCGTACTTTTCAGCCATCGCACCCGTATTTCCGAGATTGTGAACGAGGGAGAACGTACGGTGGGGATCAAAGTACGTCCAGTGGTTTTACCCCCCGGCCAAAGCTTTCATCCCTCTCGCATCAAGGATGAAGAAGGTTCTTCCGAGCAATTTCGGAAATTCGACATGGTGATCATCGCTGTGGGTAACCGCCCCGCTTTCAGGATAGAAGGCAAAGGCATCTACAGCTCCGGTGACATGGTAAATGGCCCCAGCACAGTGGTGGAAGCGGTAGCTGCGGGGAAAAACACTGCTTTCAAGATTGATGCGGATCTGCGCAAGGCGGGGGACTATATTGAGCCAGGAAAAGCTACTAAGAGCACATATGTGGTTCCCGGTTGGAACAAGCTCCCCGTGCCGCTACAGACAGATTTCTTTGGGCGCAAAATGCGTTCTCCTTTCATCCTCTCCGCTGCTCCTCCTTCCGATGGTTACGAGCAGATGAAGAGCGCTTATGAAGCAGGCTGGGCGGGGGGCATCATGAAGACCAGTTTCGACAATCTGGATATTCACATACCCAGCGAGTATATGTTTGTTTGGGGCGACAAAGGGAAGACCTTCGCCAATTGCGATAATGTGTCCGAACATCCCATCGACAGAGTGTGCGAAGAAGTGGCGCGGCTTGTCAAAGAATACCCAGATAGGCTCACAATGGCCTCAACGGGAGGACCTGTTACCGGGCACGATGAAAGCGACAAAGCGGGTTGGCAATCCAACACCAAAAAGTTGGAAACCGCAGGCGCAATGGGCATAGAGTATTCATTATCCTGCCCTCAGGGTGGTGACGGTACTCAAGGCGACATCGTAGCGCAAGATCCGGCTCTTACTGCCAAGATCATCGATTGGGTGATGCAAATATCCGATCCGGAGATTCCCAAACTCTTTAAGCTAACCGGAGCCGTTACAGCCATCTATCCCATCATCAGCGCGGTAAAGGAAGTGTTTGACCGCTATCCGGAAAAGAAAGCAGGCGTAACCTTGGCGAACACCTTCCCTTCCCTCGGTTTCCGTAATGGGCAAGGGAAATGGGATGACGGCATCATCGTGGGTATGAGCGGCGAAGGGGTATTGCCCATCAGCTATCTTAGCCTTGCCAGAGCCGGCAGCATGGGAGTATTCATTTCCGGAAACGGTGGTGCAATGAATCATCATGATGCGGCGAATTTCCTGGCTCTGGGAGTGGGGAATGTGCAGTTTTGCACTTTGCCGGAACGCTATGGTTACACAATCATCGATGAACTGGAGAGCGGACTGAGTCACTTGCTCCAGGAACGTGGCATCAAGAGCGTGAGCGAGTTAATCGGCATAGCGCAACCCAAACCGATTAGGGATTTTATGGAGATCAAACCGAAGTACAAACACAGTTCGCTGAGGGACAAAGAACTCTGTGTGCAGTGCGGCAATTGTACCCGCTGTCCTTACCAGGCCATCAGTCTGGATGATGAGGGTTATCCCACAGTAGATGAAGAGAAATGCATGGGCTGCAGCCTGTGCGTACAGCTTTGCTGGACAAATGCCCTGGAGATGAGAGATAATCAACCCAAATAA
- a CDS encoding FAD-dependent oxidoreductase, which translates to MQVILNGKSIEAPEGITILELAKSQGIHIPTLCNDEELKPYGSCWVCAVKVEGKRGFVTSCGTAISPGMQITTDSEEIHAARKMALELLISDHYADCEAPCKVACPDHVDIQTYVSLIANGKYHEAVKVIKDTLPMPLSIGRVCPAFCEAECRRQIVDEPIAIRQLKRFAADEDLKDYWQYVPERKSDNGKRVAIIGGGPSGLTCGYYLSFEGFTVDLYEAEDACGGWLRFGIPEYRLPKKVLDEEIAMMCSGGMKIHYSKALGKELDLQSLSRDYDAVYLAVGAQNAVAMPVPGSDLHGCYLGVDFLKAHAKGNTYAIGKKVAIVGGGNTAIDCARTSIRLGCDVTVIYRRSKEEMPAEPFEIEAAKHEGVHFHFLCNPVEYLGENGTLKKVKIEKMRLGEPDKSGRRRPEPTGEYFTEVYDSIIAAISQVPDVSPFTMPENEVEGKKFPISRWQTAIVDDHTMYSGVANIFAGGDFQRGAATAIEAIADGRIAAEAISEYLLKGELPKARFVFDSKKAKRVQDVSYKEYEGFKKKIREKMPEIPLELAQSTFNEVETGFSETQARAEAARCIECGCQVNTQCSLRKYCSEYEIDPDRFMGGISRHPIDYSHPYIIRDANKCINCARCMRTCSDIQGASVLGFIYRGFTVVMAPEFGESLTQTNCMSCGKCIEVCPVGALVERNLHYKMNPAPKDKIRQNCALCGVGCDISVEIQAREVARITTPDEAGFNGKNLCFKGRFGWQAIQNKLQNPLMLKNGEYSQISWGEALDLMQSALKVSRSSSVEISPHISLEEMLVASRIANALNCELSADASYRAFSDRYLDISPKVNPLERLADFNEYVLVGSLNRTLLSMLRLQQMKGEKLILVAMPKDDAFTKFADESYPDLSKLEAKAGRLFIYNQNRIPEGLAGELWNLAGQKNVMHTTDYMNHSGFVALNPRPISEGSLDFSISFGSASSADAKFKVCVTSYKAEACDCQLILPEPSYLELEAHAIGDGGKLTLFQNPLRSSLFGELSRLFYSTGLISPATADIPYWNNLAEELIKELQGYTPHSFSGVDKADLNEVAVSANSPLELEISRLYEMRKNPVSF; encoded by the coding sequence ATGCAAGTAATATTGAACGGAAAAAGCATCGAAGCCCCCGAAGGCATCACTATTCTGGAACTGGCAAAAAGTCAGGGCATCCACATACCCACGCTGTGTAATGACGAAGAATTGAAACCCTACGGCTCTTGCTGGGTGTGTGCGGTGAAAGTGGAAGGCAAGCGGGGATTTGTAACCTCCTGCGGAACGGCTATCAGCCCCGGAATGCAGATCACGACTGACAGCGAAGAGATCCATGCGGCTCGGAAAATGGCGCTGGAACTCCTGATCAGCGATCACTATGCGGATTGTGAAGCGCCCTGCAAGGTGGCATGCCCGGATCATGTGGACATCCAAACCTATGTCTCGCTAATCGCCAACGGCAAATACCACGAAGCGGTGAAAGTAATCAAAGATACCCTTCCCATGCCATTAAGCATCGGCAGAGTGTGTCCCGCCTTTTGCGAAGCGGAATGCCGCCGGCAGATAGTGGATGAACCTATCGCTATCAGACAGTTGAAACGCTTTGCTGCGGATGAAGACCTGAAAGACTACTGGCAGTACGTTCCGGAACGAAAAAGCGACAACGGGAAAAGAGTGGCCATCATCGGCGGTGGGCCAAGCGGCCTTACTTGCGGCTACTATCTTAGCTTTGAAGGCTTTACTGTAGATTTGTATGAGGCGGAAGATGCTTGCGGTGGTTGGTTGCGTTTTGGCATCCCCGAATACCGCCTGCCCAAAAAGGTCTTGGACGAAGAAATCGCCATGATGTGCAGCGGAGGCATGAAAATCCATTACAGTAAAGCACTGGGTAAAGAGCTTGATCTGCAAAGCCTTAGCCGGGATTACGATGCCGTGTATCTGGCTGTTGGTGCACAGAATGCCGTGGCGATGCCCGTGCCCGGAAGCGACTTGCACGGTTGCTATCTGGGAGTGGATTTTCTGAAAGCGCATGCCAAGGGCAATACCTATGCTATAGGCAAGAAGGTTGCTATCGTAGGAGGAGGAAACACTGCCATCGATTGCGCCCGCACGTCTATCAGATTGGGATGCGATGTAACTGTAATCTATCGTCGCAGCAAGGAAGAAATGCCTGCCGAGCCTTTCGAGATCGAAGCTGCGAAACACGAGGGAGTGCATTTCCACTTCCTCTGTAATCCCGTGGAGTATCTGGGGGAGAATGGCACTCTAAAAAAAGTTAAGATCGAAAAGATGCGCTTGGGCGAGCCCGACAAAAGTGGCAGAAGAAGGCCAGAACCTACCGGTGAATACTTCACAGAGGTCTATGACAGCATTATCGCCGCCATCTCACAAGTACCGGATGTAAGCCCCTTTACCATGCCCGAAAACGAAGTGGAAGGCAAAAAATTCCCCATTTCCCGCTGGCAGACTGCAATCGTGGATGATCACACCATGTACAGCGGAGTAGCAAACATCTTTGCTGGAGGAGATTTCCAGCGCGGAGCAGCTACTGCCATCGAAGCGATTGCGGATGGTCGTATAGCAGCCGAAGCCATCAGCGAATACCTGCTGAAAGGAGAGTTGCCAAAAGCGAGATTTGTCTTTGACTCCAAAAAGGCAAAACGCGTGCAGGATGTATCCTACAAGGAATACGAAGGATTCAAGAAGAAAATCCGTGAGAAGATGCCGGAGATCCCTTTGGAGCTGGCTCAGAGCACTTTTAACGAAGTAGAAACCGGCTTCAGCGAGACTCAAGCCAGAGCAGAAGCTGCACGTTGCATCGAATGTGGTTGTCAGGTAAACACTCAATGCTCCCTCAGAAAATACTGTTCCGAATACGAGATAGATCCAGATCGCTTTATGGGTGGAATATCCCGCCATCCTATTGACTACAGCCATCCTTACATCATTCGTGATGCCAACAAGTGTATCAATTGTGCCCGCTGTATGCGTACCTGCTCTGATATCCAGGGCGCAAGCGTTCTGGGCTTCATATACAGAGGCTTCACAGTCGTGATGGCACCTGAATTTGGAGAGTCTTTAACTCAGACCAATTGCATGAGCTGCGGGAAATGCATCGAAGTATGTCCCGTGGGAGCGCTGGTGGAGCGTAATCTGCACTATAAAATGAATCCAGCTCCGAAAGATAAGATTAGGCAAAACTGCGCTTTGTGTGGTGTGGGCTGTGATATTTCAGTAGAAATCCAGGCTAGGGAAGTAGCGCGTATCACCACTCCAGATGAAGCCGGATTCAATGGCAAAAACCTCTGTTTCAAGGGGCGCTTTGGTTGGCAGGCCATCCAGAACAAACTTCAGAATCCTCTGATGCTAAAGAATGGCGAATACAGTCAGATCAGCTGGGGCGAGGCCTTGGATCTGATGCAAAGCGCACTAAAAGTATCGCGAAGCAGCAGTGTGGAAATTAGCCCTCACATCAGTCTGGAAGAAATGTTGGTGGCCAGTAGAATAGCCAATGCCTTGAATTGTGAACTAAGTGCGGACGCAAGTTACAGAGCATTTAGCGACAGGTATCTGGATATCAGCCCGAAGGTTAATCCACTTGAACGCCTAGCAGATTTCAATGAGTATGTACTGGTAGGGAGTTTAAACCGCACTCTACTTAGTATGCTCCGTTTGCAGCAGATGAAAGGGGAAAAGCTGATCCTGGTTGCAATGCCGAAAGATGACGCTTTTACAAAGTTTGCAGATGAGAGTTATCCCGATCTGAGCAAGCTGGAAGCCAAGGCCGGGCGCCTGTTTATCTACAACCAGAACCGCATTCCAGAGGGCCTTGCCGGAGAGTTGTGGAATCTTGCTGGTCAAAAGAATGTTATGCATACTACGGATTACATGAATCACAGCGGATTTGTGGCGCTTAATCCTCGTCCAATTTCTGAAGGTTCGCTTGATTTCAGTATCAGCTTCGGCTCTGCTTCATCTGCAGATGCCAAGTTCAAGGTGTGTGTAACATCATATAAAGCTGAAGCTTGCGATTGCCAGTTGATCCTTCCCGAACCCAGTTATCTGGAGCTGGAAGCGCATGCTATCGGTGATGGAGGCAAGCTCACACTGTTCCAGAATCCTCTCAGATCATCTCTGTTTGGCGAGCTCTCACGGCTGTTTTACAGCACAGGACTCATCTCTCCTGCAACAGCAGATATCCCGTATTGGAACAATCTTGCAGAAGAACTGATAAAAGAGCTGCAAGGATACACCCCACATAGCTTTAGTGGAGTAGATAAGGCAGATCTGAATGAGGTTGCTGTATCCGCAAACAGCCCTCTGGAGCTGGAGATCAGCAGATTGTACGAGATGAGAAAGAACCCCGTAAGCTTCTAG
- a CDS encoding NADH-quinone oxidoreductase subunit NuoF has translation MKPITVKVGLASCGVAAGALEVYNTIKEYNDRQGGLELKQTACIGMCFEEPIVELDGGTAGRLSLGKVDPARIIDIIEEYRRGELPKANIILADTHPGSCNSLLQGQTRIVLRNCGVIDPKSIEDYIAKDGYSALKKALAMKPEDILNEVTDSGLRGRGGAGFSTGKKWSLARDSKGTKKYVVCNADEGDPGAFMDRSTLEGDPHNVIEGMIIGAYAIGADEGYVYCRAEYPKAIHHLKLAIAAAEEHGFLGQNILGTGFNFTLHIKEGAGAFVCGEETALMHSIEGKRGMPTLRPPYPAASGLWGCPTNINNVETWANISWIINHGASEFHKIGTDKSPGTKVFALAGKIAGSGLIEVPMGITLRDIIYKVGGGMKTEKPFKAVQIGGPSGGCIPASLLDTTVDYDSIDATGAIMGSGGMVVMDEGTCMVDVARFFLNFTQNESCGKCTFCRIGTKRMLEILTRITEGKGVPEDIQRLEELSSNICKASLCGLGKTAPNPVLTTLRYFMDEYLAHIEEKRCPAGVCTALIRYEVIADKCIGCTACARKCPVSCISGSIKQPHIIDQEKCIHCGTCYTVCKFNAIRKG, from the coding sequence ATGAAACCGATCACAGTGAAAGTAGGCCTGGCTAGTTGCGGAGTAGCAGCCGGGGCCTTGGAAGTGTACAACACAATAAAAGAATACAATGACCGCCAGGGTGGATTGGAGCTAAAACAAACCGCATGCATCGGCATGTGTTTTGAAGAACCGATTGTGGAACTTGATGGCGGCACTGCGGGCAGACTGAGCCTGGGTAAAGTAGATCCCGCCAGGATTATAGACATTATCGAAGAATATCGCAGGGGTGAGCTTCCGAAAGCCAACATCATACTGGCAGACACTCATCCAGGCAGTTGCAATAGCTTGCTGCAAGGACAGACCAGGATTGTACTGCGCAATTGCGGTGTAATAGATCCCAAATCGATTGAAGACTATATCGCGAAAGACGGATACTCCGCTTTGAAAAAGGCTCTAGCAATGAAACCGGAAGATATCCTGAACGAAGTAACGGATTCCGGTCTGCGCGGTCGCGGAGGGGCAGGATTTTCCACCGGCAAGAAATGGAGCCTTGCCCGTGATTCCAAAGGCACAAAGAAATATGTGGTCTGCAATGCCGATGAAGGCGATCCCGGAGCATTTATGGATCGCAGCACTTTGGAAGGTGATCCGCACAATGTGATCGAGGGCATGATCATCGGTGCTTATGCTATTGGTGCAGATGAAGGCTATGTATATTGCCGCGCCGAATATCCCAAGGCGATCCATCATCTGAAACTGGCCATCGCTGCCGCTGAAGAGCATGGTTTTTTGGGACAAAACATACTGGGAACCGGCTTCAATTTCACTTTACATATCAAAGAAGGGGCAGGAGCTTTTGTGTGCGGAGAAGAGACAGCTTTGATGCATTCCATCGAAGGCAAACGCGGCATGCCCACCCTTCGCCCTCCGTATCCAGCTGCCAGCGGTTTGTGGGGATGTCCCACTAATATCAACAATGTGGAAACCTGGGCAAACATCTCTTGGATCATCAATCACGGTGCAAGCGAGTTTCACAAGATTGGTACCGACAAATCGCCCGGAACCAAGGTATTTGCCCTGGCAGGCAAGATCGCCGGCAGCGGTCTGATCGAAGTCCCGATGGGCATCACGCTTCGGGACATCATCTATAAAGTTGGCGGAGGCATGAAGACCGAAAAGCCCTTTAAAGCAGTACAGATAGGCGGTCCCTCCGGTGGATGCATCCCGGCGTCATTGCTGGATACCACTGTGGATTATGATTCCATCGATGCCACTGGTGCAATTATGGGCTCCGGGGGAATGGTGGTGATGGACGAAGGTACCTGTATGGTGGATGTAGCGCGCTTTTTCTTGAATTTTACCCAAAACGAATCATGCGGAAAATGCACTTTCTGCCGTATCGGGACCAAACGCATGCTGGAGATATTAACTCGCATCACCGAAGGAAAAGGTGTTCCGGAAGACATTCAGCGTTTGGAAGAGCTGTCTTCCAATATCTGCAAAGCATCCCTATGCGGCTTGGGAAAAACGGCTCCCAATCCGGTGCTGACCACGTTGCGCTATTTTATGGACGAATACCTGGCGCATATAGAGGAGAAACGCTGCCCAGCCGGAGTCTGCACTGCTCTGATCCGTTATGAAGTGATCGCAGACAAATGCATCGGCTGCACGGCTTGCGCGCGGAAATGCCCGGTCTCCTGCATTTCAGGATCCATCAAACAACCACATATAATCGATCAAGAAAAATGCATACACTGTGGGACATGCTACACAGTGTGCAAATTCAACGCGATCAGGAAAGGATAA